The Lonchura striata isolate bLonStr1 chromosome 12, bLonStr1.mat, whole genome shotgun sequence genome includes a region encoding these proteins:
- the CCDC66 gene encoding coiled-coil domain-containing protein 66 isoform X2 translates to MNLGDGLKLETEVLDGKPRLILASSDKSKPAMKMGNKARAPKQALRVKHTGLILRPTQNACIKQENITKPRSESSLSMTKGEKLQVNKHSSHEATTKGYSLIFQRDKTNRYPDSEDPNIVKKTKHKPQAPHVSAEDFKSLVCLTQAQLQQILMIVKEGGSISETHNEKQEEMAPNEASEENVIASLQKDCEVSPVPDEANSDSGRKQEAHPQPGQNVIKDSWKPADLFSTLGEREGEKALLEFKKTQWKKELDEQVALKKKLKETLEGEVGYFWAKLGSNKTPKVETPDPDQTVLPADSVHGTEENSACTAALATEADGVALNVPRAPAGQSSDFSPSDFPAGSCRALGFREAVPQERPFSALKHEQQKKWLEELDKQKEEAKLRKLEEKLNLSKAEERDRWEMHFDSFKNHFNANAQHPLNGMHRKPESLSLPPDAKGPSTFIHPLSPAALGSLMPLQMGTAEKTAKNDASEQSQRVSFLRSMTALLDPAQIEERDRRRQKQLEHQKAIMAQVEEKRKQKQLEEEQRKWEEQQEELRLAREKAQLQKQFEEEMLKQKQKEELATLKARELYQTMEKAQELTQESKQDQHIPNLAQKAHDISELQNSHGGGDTESDNCNSGISAQGTDFPAGVESPPEQQGSPRKDTAVQTDCFNTSAYTESAEERTAYCESPDISIEYKEMSNSKKYQKEMQYMDKNKLSGKGTGGIYSDLYEQYARRERHIKPSEKYSKRPDWNINKPGKRYIPASERYPKALQRQREENKVRRQMELLQLVERNSPGQLSARRGGHSARSLSPQEETAGKSKGHRGRKEEKLHKNHLNEERFLPNATTDF, encoded by the exons atGAACCTGGG cgATGGACTGAAGCTCGAAACTGAAGTGCTGGATGGAAAGCCTAGGCTAATTTTAGCTTCTTCTg ATAAATCAAAGCCTGCCATGAAG ATGGGCAATAAAGCCAGAGCACCTAAACAGGCATTGAGAGTAAAGCACACTGGGCTCATCTTGAGGCCAACACAAAATGCTTGTATCAAGCAGGAAAATATAACAAAACCAAGGAGTGAATCAAGCTTATCAATGACAAAAGGTGAAAAACTGCAAGTTAATAAACACTCCTCACACGAAGCCACAACTAAAGGTTACTCTTTGATTTTCCAAAGAGATAAGACAAACAGATATCCTGATTCAGAGGATCCTAATATTGTGAAAAAAACTAAACACAAACCTCAAGCCCCACATGTATCAGCTGAAGACTTTAAAAGTTTGGTGTGTTTAACACAAGCACAGCTTCAACAGATTTTGATGATTGTTAAGGAAGGAGGAAGCATCTCTGAGACTCATAATGAAAAGCAAGAGGAAATGG CTCCTAATGAGGCATCAGAAGAAAATGTTATAGCATCACTCCAGAAAGATTGTGAAGTGTCCCCAGTTCCAGATGAAGCAAACTCTGATTCAGGCAGGAAACAAGAAGCACATCCACAGCCAGGACAGAATGTTAT AAAGGATTCATGGAAACCTGCTGACTTGTTTAGTACCTTGGGTGAAAGAGAAGGGGAGAAAGCCTTATTGGAATTTAAAAAGACCCAATGGAAGAAGGAATTAG atGAACAGGTGGCACTGAAGAAGAAGCTGAAAGAAACTTTGGAGGGAGAGGTGGGTTATTTCTGGGCAAAACTTGGCAGTAATAAAACTCCTAAAGTGGAAACACCTGACCCAGACCAG ACAGTGCTTCCAGCTGACTCAGTTCATGGCACTGAGGAGAACTCTGCCTGTACAGCTGCTTTAGCCACAGAGGCTGATGGAGTTGCACTGAATGTTCCAAGAGCTCCAGCTGGGCAGTCTTCTGATTTCAGTCCTTCTGACTTTCCAGCTGGCAGTTGCAGAGCGTTGGGTTTCAGG GAAGCTGTGCCACAGGAGCGACCTTTTAGTGCTCTGAAACATGAGCAACAGAAGAAATGGCTTGAAGAGTTGGACAAGCAGAAGGAAGAAGCTAAACTAcgaaaattagaagaaaaacttAATTTATCAAAG GCAGAAGAGCGTGACAGATGGGAAATGCATTTTGATTCTTTTAAGAACCACTTTAATGCTAATGCACAACACCCCTTAAATGGAATGCACAGAAAGCCTGAAAGTCTTTCCCTGCCACCTGATGCCAAGGGCCCAAGTACTTTCATTCACCCTTTGTCCCCTGCAGCTTTAGGCAGCCTCATGCCCTTACAGATGGGAACTGCAGAAAAAACTGCTAAAAATGATGCTTCAGAACAAAGTCAGAGAGTCAG TTTCCTCCGTTCCATGACGGCTCTGCTGGACCCTGCACAGATTgaggagagggacaggaggcgGCAGAAGCAGCTGGAACATCAG AAAGCAATAATGGCTCAGGTGGAAGAAAAACGGAAGCAGAAACAactggaggaagagcagagaaaatGGGAAGAGCAACAGGAAGAACTGCGCCTGGCACGAGAAAAAGCACAACTGCAGAAACAGTTTGAAGAAGAAATgctgaaacaaaaacaaaaggag gaacttGCAACTCTTAAAGCCAGAGAGCTTTATCAGACAATGGAGAAAGCTCAGGAATTAACCCAGGAATCAAAACAAGACCAGCACATTCCCAACTTGGCTCAGAAGGCACATGACATTTCAGAACTCCAGAACAGTCATGGTGGTG GTGATACAGAGTCTGACAACTGTAATTCTGGCATTTCAGCACAAGGTACTGATTTCCCTGCTGGTGTGGAGAGCCCCCCTGAGCAGCAGGGCTCCCCTCGGAAGGACACGGCGGTGCAGACAG attgcTTTAATACTTCAGCATACACGGAGTCAGCTGAGGAAAGAACTGCATATTGTGAATCGCCTGATATTTCCATAGAATATAAAGAAATGTCTAACAGCAAAAAATACCAGAAGGAAATGCAGTATAtggataaaaataaactttcaggAAAAGGGACTGGTGGTATTTACAGTGATCTATATGAACAATATGCAAGAAGAGAAAGGCACATTAAACCTTCggaaaaatacagcaaaagacCTGACTGGAACATAAACAAGCCTGGGAAAAGATACATTCCAGCCTCAGAAAGGTACCCTAAAGCACTGCAGAGACAGAGGGAGGAGAACAAGGTGCGCCGCCaaatggagctgctgcagttggTGGAAAGGaacagccctgggcagctcagTGCAAGGAGAGGGGGACACTCAGCCAGGTCTCTCTCACCTCAGGAAGAAACAGCTGGGAAGAGTAAGGGCCACAGAGGCAGAAAG GAAGAAAAACTTCATAAGAATCACTTGAATGAAGAAAG ATTCTTACCAAATGCCACGACAGATTTTTAG
- the CCDC66 gene encoding coiled-coil domain-containing protein 66 isoform X3 yields the protein MNLGDGLKLETEVLDGKPRLILASSDKSKPAMKMGNKARAPKQALRVKHTGLILRPTQNACIKQENITKPRSESSLSMTKGEKLQVNKHSSHEATTKGYSLIFQRDKTNRYPDSEDPNIVKKTKHKPQAPHVSAEDFKSLVCLTQAQLQQILMIVKEGGSISETHNEKQEEMAPNEASEENVIASLQKDCEVSPVPDEANSDSGRKQEAHPQPGQNVIKDSWKPADLFSTLGEREGEKALLEFKKTQWKKELDEQVALKKKLKETLEGEVGYFWAKLGSNKTPKVETPDPDQTVLPADSVHGTEENSACTAALATEADGVALNVPRAPAGQSSDFSPSDFPAGSCRALGFREAVPQERPFSALKHEQQKKWLEELDKQKEEAKLRKLEEKLNLSKAEERDRWEMHFDSFKNHFNANAQHPLNGMHRKPESLSLPPDAKGPSTFIHPLSPAALGSLMPLQMGTAEKTAKNDASEQSQRVSFLRSMTALLDPAQIEERDRRRQKQLEHQKAIMAQVEEKRKQKQLEEEQRKWEEQQEELRLAREKAQLQKQFEEEMLKQKQKEELATLKARELYQTMEKAQELTQESKQDQHIPNLAQKAHDISELQNSHGGGDTESDNCNSGISAQGTDFPAGVESPPEQQGSPRKDTAVQTDCFNTSAYTESAEERTAYCESPDISIEYKEMSNSKKYQKEMQYMDKNKLSGKGTGGIYSDLYEQYARRERHIKPSEKYSKRPDWNINKPGKRYIPASERYPKALQRQREENKVRRQMELLQLVERNSPGQLSARRGGHSARSLSPQEETAGKSKGHRGRKEEKLHKNHLNEERSESPPVPTVRNRLLQVQHRPMQASPFVAYQQLGGREDAQAAWPRSPPPARFVPYVRTREVLCLPPGAPLGPASARHSHDSYQMPRQIFSSDHVRDALLNPDVVTIRERQQEILKGLSKLRQGLLQKQKELENTLIPIVAQETFMPPF from the exons atGAACCTGGG cgATGGACTGAAGCTCGAAACTGAAGTGCTGGATGGAAAGCCTAGGCTAATTTTAGCTTCTTCTg ATAAATCAAAGCCTGCCATGAAG ATGGGCAATAAAGCCAGAGCACCTAAACAGGCATTGAGAGTAAAGCACACTGGGCTCATCTTGAGGCCAACACAAAATGCTTGTATCAAGCAGGAAAATATAACAAAACCAAGGAGTGAATCAAGCTTATCAATGACAAAAGGTGAAAAACTGCAAGTTAATAAACACTCCTCACACGAAGCCACAACTAAAGGTTACTCTTTGATTTTCCAAAGAGATAAGACAAACAGATATCCTGATTCAGAGGATCCTAATATTGTGAAAAAAACTAAACACAAACCTCAAGCCCCACATGTATCAGCTGAAGACTTTAAAAGTTTGGTGTGTTTAACACAAGCACAGCTTCAACAGATTTTGATGATTGTTAAGGAAGGAGGAAGCATCTCTGAGACTCATAATGAAAAGCAAGAGGAAATGG CTCCTAATGAGGCATCAGAAGAAAATGTTATAGCATCACTCCAGAAAGATTGTGAAGTGTCCCCAGTTCCAGATGAAGCAAACTCTGATTCAGGCAGGAAACAAGAAGCACATCCACAGCCAGGACAGAATGTTAT AAAGGATTCATGGAAACCTGCTGACTTGTTTAGTACCTTGGGTGAAAGAGAAGGGGAGAAAGCCTTATTGGAATTTAAAAAGACCCAATGGAAGAAGGAATTAG atGAACAGGTGGCACTGAAGAAGAAGCTGAAAGAAACTTTGGAGGGAGAGGTGGGTTATTTCTGGGCAAAACTTGGCAGTAATAAAACTCCTAAAGTGGAAACACCTGACCCAGACCAG ACAGTGCTTCCAGCTGACTCAGTTCATGGCACTGAGGAGAACTCTGCCTGTACAGCTGCTTTAGCCACAGAGGCTGATGGAGTTGCACTGAATGTTCCAAGAGCTCCAGCTGGGCAGTCTTCTGATTTCAGTCCTTCTGACTTTCCAGCTGGCAGTTGCAGAGCGTTGGGTTTCAGG GAAGCTGTGCCACAGGAGCGACCTTTTAGTGCTCTGAAACATGAGCAACAGAAGAAATGGCTTGAAGAGTTGGACAAGCAGAAGGAAGAAGCTAAACTAcgaaaattagaagaaaaacttAATTTATCAAAG GCAGAAGAGCGTGACAGATGGGAAATGCATTTTGATTCTTTTAAGAACCACTTTAATGCTAATGCACAACACCCCTTAAATGGAATGCACAGAAAGCCTGAAAGTCTTTCCCTGCCACCTGATGCCAAGGGCCCAAGTACTTTCATTCACCCTTTGTCCCCTGCAGCTTTAGGCAGCCTCATGCCCTTACAGATGGGAACTGCAGAAAAAACTGCTAAAAATGATGCTTCAGAACAAAGTCAGAGAGTCAG TTTCCTCCGTTCCATGACGGCTCTGCTGGACCCTGCACAGATTgaggagagggacaggaggcgGCAGAAGCAGCTGGAACATCAG AAAGCAATAATGGCTCAGGTGGAAGAAAAACGGAAGCAGAAACAactggaggaagagcagagaaaatGGGAAGAGCAACAGGAAGAACTGCGCCTGGCACGAGAAAAAGCACAACTGCAGAAACAGTTTGAAGAAGAAATgctgaaacaaaaacaaaaggag gaacttGCAACTCTTAAAGCCAGAGAGCTTTATCAGACAATGGAGAAAGCTCAGGAATTAACCCAGGAATCAAAACAAGACCAGCACATTCCCAACTTGGCTCAGAAGGCACATGACATTTCAGAACTCCAGAACAGTCATGGTGGTG GTGATACAGAGTCTGACAACTGTAATTCTGGCATTTCAGCACAAGGTACTGATTTCCCTGCTGGTGTGGAGAGCCCCCCTGAGCAGCAGGGCTCCCCTCGGAAGGACACGGCGGTGCAGACAG attgcTTTAATACTTCAGCATACACGGAGTCAGCTGAGGAAAGAACTGCATATTGTGAATCGCCTGATATTTCCATAGAATATAAAGAAATGTCTAACAGCAAAAAATACCAGAAGGAAATGCAGTATAtggataaaaataaactttcaggAAAAGGGACTGGTGGTATTTACAGTGATCTATATGAACAATATGCAAGAAGAGAAAGGCACATTAAACCTTCggaaaaatacagcaaaagacCTGACTGGAACATAAACAAGCCTGGGAAAAGATACATTCCAGCCTCAGAAAGGTACCCTAAAGCACTGCAGAGACAGAGGGAGGAGAACAAGGTGCGCCGCCaaatggagctgctgcagttggTGGAAAGGaacagccctgggcagctcagTGCAAGGAGAGGGGGACACTCAGCCAGGTCTCTCTCACCTCAGGAAGAAACAGCTGGGAAGAGTAAGGGCCACAGAGGCAGAAAG GAAGAAAAACTTCATAAGAATCACTTGAATGAAGAAAG ATCCGAATCACCACCTGTTCCAACAGTTAGGAACAGATTACTGCAAGTACAACACAGACCGATGCAGGCTTCTCCTTTCGTGGCGTATCAGCAGCTCGGTGGAAGAGAGGACGCGCAGGCAGCCTGGCCGCGGAGCCCTCCCCCGGCGCGCTTCGTGCCCTACGTGCGCACACGGGAGGTGTTGTGCCTGCCCCCGGGGGCTCCgctcggcccggcctcggcACGGCACAGCCACG ATTCTTACCAAATGCCACGACAGATTTTTAGCTCAGATCACGTTAGAGATGCTCTTCTAAATCCTGATGTAGTTACAATCAGAGAGAGACAACAAGAAATTCTCAAAGGATTGTCAAAATTACGACAG GGCCTCCTTCAGAAGCAGAAGGAGTTGGAGAACACTCTGATTCCCATTGTAGCTCAAGAGACCTTCATGCCACCGTTTTGA
- the CCDC66 gene encoding coiled-coil domain-containing protein 66 isoform X1, translated as MKMGNKARAPKQALRVKHTGLILRPTQNACIKQENITKPRSESSLSMTKGEKLQVNKHSSHEATTKGYSLIFQRDKTNRYPDSEDPNIVKKTKHKPQAPHVSAEDFKSLVCLTQAQLQQILMIVKEGGSISETHNEKQEEMAPNEASEENVIASLQKDCEVSPVPDEANSDSGRKQEAHPQPGQNVIKDSWKPADLFSTLGEREGEKALLEFKKTQWKKELDEQVALKKKLKETLEGEVGYFWAKLGSNKTPKVETPDPDQTVLPADSVHGTEENSACTAALATEADGVALNVPRAPAGQSSDFSPSDFPAGSCRALGFREAVPQERPFSALKHEQQKKWLEELDKQKEEAKLRKLEEKLNLSKAEERDRWEMHFDSFKNHFNANAQHPLNGMHRKPESLSLPPDAKGPSTFIHPLSPAALGSLMPLQMGTAEKTAKNDASEQSQRVSFLRSMTALLDPAQIEERDRRRQKQLEHQKAIMAQVEEKRKQKQLEEEQRKWEEQQEELRLAREKAQLQKQFEEEMLKQKQKEELATLKARELYQTMEKAQELTQESKQDQHIPNLAQKAHDISELQNSHGGGDTESDNCNSGISAQGTDFPAGVESPPEQQGSPRKDTAVQTDCFNTSAYTESAEERTAYCESPDISIEYKEMSNSKKYQKEMQYMDKNKLSGKGTGGIYSDLYEQYARRERHIKPSEKYSKRPDWNINKPGKRYIPASERYPKALQRQREENKVRRQMELLQLVERNSPGQLSARRGGHSARSLSPQEETAGKSKGHRGRKEEKLHKNHLNEERSESPPVPTVRNRLLQVQHRPMQASPFVAYQQLGGREDAQAAWPRSPPPARFVPYVRTREVLCLPPGAPLGPASARHSHDSYQMPRQIFSSDHVRDALLNPDVVTIRERQQEILKGLSKLRQGLLQKQKELENTLIPIVAQETFMPPF; from the exons ATGAAG ATGGGCAATAAAGCCAGAGCACCTAAACAGGCATTGAGAGTAAAGCACACTGGGCTCATCTTGAGGCCAACACAAAATGCTTGTATCAAGCAGGAAAATATAACAAAACCAAGGAGTGAATCAAGCTTATCAATGACAAAAGGTGAAAAACTGCAAGTTAATAAACACTCCTCACACGAAGCCACAACTAAAGGTTACTCTTTGATTTTCCAAAGAGATAAGACAAACAGATATCCTGATTCAGAGGATCCTAATATTGTGAAAAAAACTAAACACAAACCTCAAGCCCCACATGTATCAGCTGAAGACTTTAAAAGTTTGGTGTGTTTAACACAAGCACAGCTTCAACAGATTTTGATGATTGTTAAGGAAGGAGGAAGCATCTCTGAGACTCATAATGAAAAGCAAGAGGAAATGG CTCCTAATGAGGCATCAGAAGAAAATGTTATAGCATCACTCCAGAAAGATTGTGAAGTGTCCCCAGTTCCAGATGAAGCAAACTCTGATTCAGGCAGGAAACAAGAAGCACATCCACAGCCAGGACAGAATGTTAT AAAGGATTCATGGAAACCTGCTGACTTGTTTAGTACCTTGGGTGAAAGAGAAGGGGAGAAAGCCTTATTGGAATTTAAAAAGACCCAATGGAAGAAGGAATTAG atGAACAGGTGGCACTGAAGAAGAAGCTGAAAGAAACTTTGGAGGGAGAGGTGGGTTATTTCTGGGCAAAACTTGGCAGTAATAAAACTCCTAAAGTGGAAACACCTGACCCAGACCAG ACAGTGCTTCCAGCTGACTCAGTTCATGGCACTGAGGAGAACTCTGCCTGTACAGCTGCTTTAGCCACAGAGGCTGATGGAGTTGCACTGAATGTTCCAAGAGCTCCAGCTGGGCAGTCTTCTGATTTCAGTCCTTCTGACTTTCCAGCTGGCAGTTGCAGAGCGTTGGGTTTCAGG GAAGCTGTGCCACAGGAGCGACCTTTTAGTGCTCTGAAACATGAGCAACAGAAGAAATGGCTTGAAGAGTTGGACAAGCAGAAGGAAGAAGCTAAACTAcgaaaattagaagaaaaacttAATTTATCAAAG GCAGAAGAGCGTGACAGATGGGAAATGCATTTTGATTCTTTTAAGAACCACTTTAATGCTAATGCACAACACCCCTTAAATGGAATGCACAGAAAGCCTGAAAGTCTTTCCCTGCCACCTGATGCCAAGGGCCCAAGTACTTTCATTCACCCTTTGTCCCCTGCAGCTTTAGGCAGCCTCATGCCCTTACAGATGGGAACTGCAGAAAAAACTGCTAAAAATGATGCTTCAGAACAAAGTCAGAGAGTCAG TTTCCTCCGTTCCATGACGGCTCTGCTGGACCCTGCACAGATTgaggagagggacaggaggcgGCAGAAGCAGCTGGAACATCAG AAAGCAATAATGGCTCAGGTGGAAGAAAAACGGAAGCAGAAACAactggaggaagagcagagaaaatGGGAAGAGCAACAGGAAGAACTGCGCCTGGCACGAGAAAAAGCACAACTGCAGAAACAGTTTGAAGAAGAAATgctgaaacaaaaacaaaaggag gaacttGCAACTCTTAAAGCCAGAGAGCTTTATCAGACAATGGAGAAAGCTCAGGAATTAACCCAGGAATCAAAACAAGACCAGCACATTCCCAACTTGGCTCAGAAGGCACATGACATTTCAGAACTCCAGAACAGTCATGGTGGTG GTGATACAGAGTCTGACAACTGTAATTCTGGCATTTCAGCACAAGGTACTGATTTCCCTGCTGGTGTGGAGAGCCCCCCTGAGCAGCAGGGCTCCCCTCGGAAGGACACGGCGGTGCAGACAG attgcTTTAATACTTCAGCATACACGGAGTCAGCTGAGGAAAGAACTGCATATTGTGAATCGCCTGATATTTCCATAGAATATAAAGAAATGTCTAACAGCAAAAAATACCAGAAGGAAATGCAGTATAtggataaaaataaactttcaggAAAAGGGACTGGTGGTATTTACAGTGATCTATATGAACAATATGCAAGAAGAGAAAGGCACATTAAACCTTCggaaaaatacagcaaaagacCTGACTGGAACATAAACAAGCCTGGGAAAAGATACATTCCAGCCTCAGAAAGGTACCCTAAAGCACTGCAGAGACAGAGGGAGGAGAACAAGGTGCGCCGCCaaatggagctgctgcagttggTGGAAAGGaacagccctgggcagctcagTGCAAGGAGAGGGGGACACTCAGCCAGGTCTCTCTCACCTCAGGAAGAAACAGCTGGGAAGAGTAAGGGCCACAGAGGCAGAAAG GAAGAAAAACTTCATAAGAATCACTTGAATGAAGAAAG ATCCGAATCACCACCTGTTCCAACAGTTAGGAACAGATTACTGCAAGTACAACACAGACCGATGCAGGCTTCTCCTTTCGTGGCGTATCAGCAGCTCGGTGGAAGAGAGGACGCGCAGGCAGCCTGGCCGCGGAGCCCTCCCCCGGCGCGCTTCGTGCCCTACGTGCGCACACGGGAGGTGTTGTGCCTGCCCCCGGGGGCTCCgctcggcccggcctcggcACGGCACAGCCACG ATTCTTACCAAATGCCACGACAGATTTTTAGCTCAGATCACGTTAGAGATGCTCTTCTAAATCCTGATGTAGTTACAATCAGAGAGAGACAACAAGAAATTCTCAAAGGATTGTCAAAATTACGACAG GGCCTCCTTCAGAAGCAGAAGGAGTTGGAGAACACTCTGATTCCCATTGTAGCTCAAGAGACCTTCATGCCACCGTTTTGA